DNA from Insulibacter thermoxylanivorax:
TCTTCACGCCTTCGGGCGAAAGTCCAGGATCGCCCTGGATACCGCCAGGCATCACATCGCTTCTCACCTCAATTGCGATCCGCGCGAACTCATCTTCACCAGCGGCGGGACGGAAAGTGATAACACCGCTTTGCTCGGAACAGCTTGGCAGCGCCTGAGCGATGCAGGCCGGCAAACGCGCGGCCATATCATCACGAGTGCCGTAGAACATCACGCTGTGCTGCATACATGCCGCAGGCTGGAAGAACTCGGCTTCGATGTGACTTACCTGCCCGTAGACGAATACGGCAGGATACGTGTTGAAGATTTTGTGGCAGCGATTCGGCCGGACACCTTTCTGGCGTCCGTGATCTACGGCAACAACGAAGTGGGCACGCTGCAGCCGATCGTAGAGATCGGAGAAGCGGCCCGTGAGCGAGGGATTATCTTCCACACCGATGCGGTGCAGGCCCTTGGCGTGCTCAGCATCGATCTGAGCGCACTCCCCGTGGACCTGATGAGCTTCTCGGCTCATAAGATCAACGGTCCCAAAGGGGTAGGTCTGCTGTATTGCCGCCGCACCGTGCGCTTCGAACCGCTTCTCTACGGCGGCTCCCAAGAGAAAAACCGCCGCCCCGGCACAGAGAACGTCGCCGGGATCGTCGGCTTTGCGAAGGCGCTGGAACTTGCCCAGAGTAAATGGGAAGAACAACATCAGAGGATGTGGGATCTAAGGCGCCGGTTTATCGAAGGTTTGACCTCACGCCTGCCCCTTTCACACTTCACGGTGAATGGTCATCCTCAGCAGGTGCTTCCCAATATCATCAATATCAGTTTCCCGGGTTTGTCTTCGGATACTTTGCTGATGAATCTCGATATGGCCGGCATCGCAGCCTCCAGCGGTTCAGCATGTTCGGCTGGTTCGCTTGAACCTTCTCATGTGCTGGCAGCGATGGGACTTCCCGAAGAACGCCTGCGCTCCGCGATCCGCTTCAGCTTGGGTTACGGTCATACGCCCCGCGAGATCGAGGAGGCTGCTGCACGCGTTGCCGATGTCGTCATGCAAACCCAGAGGCGCGGCCGATAAGATCCGCCAGTCTTTACTTAATGAACCAATTCAACCAATTCATTGAATAACCCTTTGCCCTTCAGCGCACAATGGATCTATGAGTTGATGCAGAGGGTGAGTTCGTTGTTCAAAGCTAGAGATATCATCGGCCTGCCGATCATCTCCGTAAGAGATGGACGCAAGCTCGGCGAGGTTCGAGATGTACTGTTAGGAGCATGGAAGGTAAAAGGGCTGCTGCTGGATCCTAAGTTCTGGTTCGGACAAGCCCGGGCGATCGCCTGCGAGGGTATTCAATCCTTCGGCAGCGACGCAGTAATGGTATCGGATCAGGAAGCGATCTATACCTTTGGTGATTTTGCCGAACACGGCCGCTTGTTCTTATCCGGCAAGAAGAAGATCCAGGGCATGGCCGTGATGACGCCGAACGGGCAGCAGCTCGGCTTCATCGAAGATGTTTACTTCGATGACAATCTGGATAAACAGATTATAGGGTTGGAATTAACAGACGGGTTTATCTCGGATTTGACGGAGGGACGCAAAGTGTTCATGATCAGCGAGGAATCCCAGCTTGGCGAAGATGCGGTGATCGTCCATGCTGATCGGCTCGTCCCATCCTAGGATGCGTGAATAAACGTCTGATTCAAATAGAATAGGGTGAAGGAATATGCGTTGTCCAAACTGCAACTCCAAAGATATCGGCAAGATCGGTTCCCACCAGTATTATTGTTGGGGATGTTTTATCGAACTGACGATCAATGGCGATAAGATGTCCGTTTATCAGGTGGAGGAAGACGGTACGCTGAGTTCTTTGGATGATCTGTTCTTCGAGGACGAGATGCCTCCGCTCGAAGAAGAACTGCAATCGCTTGAAGCGACGCAGATGCACGCGAATTAAAATCGCGAATGATGCCGGTCCGGATTGGGCCGGCATTTTTCGTTGCGAGAATCATCATACTGGGAGGATCACGGAGCAATAATATCCAGAGGTTGTACATATAATGATCACGAGCAGGCTGATGTGCAGGACAGGGATGCTGTGCCTGAAGCGGCGTCAATCGGCTTGCCGCTTCGCAGCAAGCTCATGATCAGGTACTCGTCCTAACGGGAAGGGGCTTACGGGGGTGATCGCTATGGAACCTTTCTGGAAACACCGCTGGTTTACTTATGCCGTCCTGGTTCTGCTGGGGCTGGCTATCCTCTATATGCTGATCCTGATTAACCCGATCCTGATCGCCGTCTACCGTTTCTTATCGGCGGTTCTGACACCGTTCATCATCGCCATGATCGTCTCCTATGTGCTCAACCCCGTCGTCAATATGCTCAACTGGCGCAAGGTGCCGCGCACCGCTGCTGTTCTCTTGATCTACGCGGTTTTCATCACTTCCCTGATCGTGATCATGATGAATTTCATCCCGATCTTCATGAAGCAGTTGAATGAATTAAATGAGCATCTGCCGAAAATGACGATGAAGGCGCAGAACTGGTTCGCGAACTTCAACAACAGCGATCTGCTGCCGGAAAGCGTGCGCGTGGGAATCAGGGATTCCCTGGGCAAGATCGAACGCCAGATCGCCGGTTCTATCTCCGCTTTCATCAGCCGGATCGATTCGACGATCAATGTGATCTTCATGCTGCTGACGGTGCCGTTTCTGGCTTTCTATATGCTAAAAGACATCCAGCTGATCGAGAAAACCGCGCTGGCCATCGTGCCGAGCGGCCGGCGCAAGCAGGTTGTGAAGCTGTTCGTCGATATCGACCGCGCGCTGGGCAATTATATCCGCGGACAGCTGCTTGTCTGCTTGATCGTCGGCGTCTTCGCCTATATCGGTTATTCGATCATCGGACTTCCCTATCCGATCCTCTTCGCCAGCGTAGCCGCGGTTTTTAACATCATCCCCTATATCGGTCCATACATCGGAGCTGCTCCGGCAATTCTGATGGCCGCAACGCTGTCGATGCGGCTTGTTCTTCTCGTGATCGTCGTCAATTGGATCGTCCAGCTGGTCGAGAGCAATGTGATCTCGCCGCAGATCGTCGGCAAGTCCCTGCATCTCCACCCGCTGATGATCATCTTCGCCCTTCTGGCCGGAGGATATCTTGCGGGGATCATCGGCCTGATCCTGGCCGTTCCTTGCCTGGCGGTGATCAAGGTTATCCTGCAGCATGTGCTGCGCTATTATTCGAGCCGCAAGACGCCGATCTAGTCGATCGGCAGCCAATCGTGAAGAAGTGCAGCGAGCCGATGTACGGAAATGTTTGACTTTGCTGAATTATTCAAGCTATAATCATCATGATAAAGTGGAAGTCGGCAAGACAGGCTGACAAAGCAAGCTAAGTGATTCAGATAGAGAGAACCATAAGGATGGTTACGATTCAGCATATACAGCTCATATGAGTGATCCTATGAAGGAATGGCTTCGCTAGAAGCTTTTTTTGTATTTATCGACGCATTCAGGGAGGCTAAACATTCATGAAAGCTAGTGAAATTCGCAGCAAATGGCTAGAATTCTTCGCAGAGAAGGGACATCACATCGAACCCAGCGCATCGCTGGTGCCGGTGAATGATCCATCCCTGCTGTGGATCAATGCCGGCATGGCGCCGCTGAAGCCCTACTTCGACGGGCGGGTCGTACCGGAGAATCCGCGCATCGCCAATGCCCAGAAGTGCATCCGTACGAATGATATCGAGAATGTCGGCAAGACGCGCCGCCACCATACGTTCTTCGAGATGCTGGGGAATTTCTCCATCGGCGATTATTTCAAGGAAGAGGCGATCACCTGGGCTTGGGAATTCCTGACGGACAAGCGTTGGATCGGCTTCGATCCGGAGCGCCTGTCGGTGACGGTTCATCCGGAGGATGAGGAAGCGTACCGCCTGTGGCATGAGAAGATCGGGCTTCCGGCGGAACGGATCATCAAGCTGGAGGACAACTTCTGGGATATCGGCGAAGGGCCATGCGGACCTTGTACCGAGATTTTCTATGACCGGGGTGAAGCATACGGGGATCTCAGCGATCCGGAATGCTATCCAGGCGGCGAGAATGAGCGTTTCCTCGAAGTCTGGAACCTCGTTTTCTCCCAGTACAATCACAACAAGGACGGTTCTTATACGCCCCTGCCGAACAAGAACATCGATACGGGAGCAGGGCTGGAACGCCTGGCCTCGATCCTGCAGGACGTGGATTCGAACTTCGATACGGATCTGTTCATGCCGATCATCGAGAAGACGTGCGAGATTACAGGCGCCAAATATAAGGAGAAAAATGAACTCGATGTCGCTATGAAGGTGATCGCCGACCACATCCGCACCGTCGTATTCGCTGTCAGCGACGGGGTGATGCCGTCCAATGAAGGACGGGGCTACGTGATCCGCCGCTTGCTGCGCAGAGCGGTGCGTTACGGCAAAGTGCTGGGCATGGATCAACCGTTCCTGTATCGTCTCGCACCGGTCGTAGTCAGCATCATGGGCGATCACTATGCCGAGCTAAGGGAGAAGCAAGAATTCGTGGAACGCGTGATCCGTACGGAAGAGGAGCGCTTCCATGAGACCTTGTCCGATGGTCTGCAGATCCTTGCCGAGATGGTGGAACAAGCGGAGAAGGAAGGACGCCGCGAGATCACCGGTGAGCAGGCATTTAAGCTGTATGACACCTATGGATTCCCGCTTGATCTGACAGAGGATTATGCCGAAGAGCACGGCTTCACCGTGGATCATGAAGGATTTGAGGCTGCGATGCAGCAGCAGCGTGACCGCGCCCGGGAGGCGCGCCAAGAAGCGCAGAGCATGAAGGTGCAGGGCGGTCCGCTGGCTGACTTCACGACTAAAAGCGAGTTCGTTGGATATAATGAACTGGTGACAAGCAGCAAGATCATCGCGATGTTCACGGAGAACGAAGCGGTGGATCTAGCTGCAGCCGGTCAGACCGTGCAGATCATCCTGAACCGCACGCCGTTCTATGCGGAAAGCGGCGGTCAGGTGAGCGACCATGGGACGATCAGCGGTAAGAGCGGACAAGGTGAAGTGGAGGATGTAACCAAAGCACCGCACGGCCAGCATGTGCATACCGTGAAGATCGTGCAAGGAACCCTGCGTGTCGGAGATGAAGTTGAAGCGGCGGTCAGCCGCTCGATGCGCGAGGACATCATCAAGAACCATACGGCCACTCACCTGCTGCATAAGGCGCTTAAGGAAGTGCTGGGTGACCATGCGAATCAAGCGGGGTCTCTGGTTGCTCCCGAACGCCTGCGCTTCGACTTCTCTCATTTTGGCGCTGTGACGCAGGAAGAGTTGGAGAGAATCGAGGACAAGGTGAATGAGCAGATCTGGAAGAATATCGCCCTTGAGATCACATACCAATCGCTCGAGGATGCGAAGGCGATGGGAGCAATGGCGCTCTTCGGCGAGAAGTACGGCGACATCGTACGCGTCGTGAGCATCGGCGACTACAGCATCGAGCTGTGCGGCGGCTGCCACGTGCAGCAGACCTCGCAGATCGGCCTGTTCAAGATCGTCAGCGAGAGCGGCATCGGCTCCGGCATTCGCCGCATCGAAGCGGTCACCGGCCGCTATGCCTATGCATACCTGGAGGAGCAAGTGAAGCTCTTGCATCAAGCATCCGATCTGCTGAAGGCGAAGGTGCAGGATGTGCCCAGACGCATCGAAGGGCTGCAAAGCCAGCTCAAGGAAGCCGCGCGCGAGATCGAATCCCTGCGGGCAAAACTGGCGAATATCGAAGCGGGGGCGCTTGCTGACCGCGTCCAGGAGGTAAACGGCATCCGCTATCTGGCGGCTAAGGTCGATGCGCCGGATATGGATGCTCTCCGGACGATGGCAGATGAGATGAAGTTGAAGCTGCCCGAAGCGGTCATCGTCCTCGGTGCGGCGATGGGCGAGAAGGTCAACTTCGTGACGGCGGTTCCGAAGGAGTTGACGACAAGGGGCGTACACGCCGGCAAGCTGATCAAAGAGATCGCTGCGATCTGCGGCGGAGGCGGCGGCGGCAGACCGGATATGGCACAAGCAGGGGGCAAGGATGCCTCGAAGCTTGATGAAGCTCTAAGCAAGGTAGAGGAGCTGCTGAGCGCGCAGATTTCTTGATGATCCGGCTGCTTGCTATAGGGATGCCCGCGGAGATGTTGAGGATGGCGATGGATTTTTGCTTGGGAATAAAGGATTGCTGGATATGGATCTCGAATATAGTAGAACCAGCAGGAATATCGTACATATCGCCAATATTATAGATGGGGGTGCTTGGAGTGGACTTTTCGGATAAGACGATGAAGTTCAATGTGCGCGGAGATCAAGTAGAGACGACGTGTAAAGAAGTGTTGTTGACCGTCTATGACGCCTTGCAGGAGAAAGGATATAATCCGATCAATCAGATCGTCGGCTATCTGTTGTCCGGAGACCCCGCATATATCCCGCGGCATAACAATGCGCGCAGCCTGATCGGCAAACGGGAGCGCGACGAGTTGATCGAGGAACTGGTCCGCTTCTATCTGAGTCATCATAGATAAACCAAGATAACAAAGGATATGGTATGCGAATCTTAGGCTTGGACTTAGGGGATAAGACAATCGGTGTAGCAGTCAGCGATGAGCTTGGATGGACGGCCCAGGGAGTGACGGTCATCCGCCGCCAAGACGAGGAATCGGATCTCGAGCAGCTGCAAGAGCTGGTGGATCAGTACGGCGTTCAGAAGATCGTCGTCGGCTTGCCGAAGAATATGGACGGCTCGATCGGTCCCCGCGGCGAGATGTGCCGGGCATTTGCGGAGCTCCTGAAAGTAAGGTTTCAGCTGCCGGTTACGATGTGGGATGAACGGCTGTCGACGATGGCGGCGGAGCGCATGCTCCTGGAAGCGGACACCAGCCGCAGGAAACGCAAGAAAGTCGTCGATAAGATCGCGGCGAGTTTGATCCTTCAGGGATACTTGGATTATATACGAATGAGGTGAACAAGGTGGCAAAGGAACGCGATGAACATCATGAGGAGGCGGAGATCATCAGCATCGCTGATGAGAACGGGGAAGAGTCGGATTTCGAGGTGATCATGAAGTTTGAGGTGGATGACCCCGAATCCAAGTATATGGCCCAGAAGTACATGATGGTCGTGCCGCTGGACGATGACGATCAGGATGACGACGGTGTCGATGAAGTGTATGCCTTCCGCTATGAGGAAGAAGGCGATAATCTTACGCTGTACACGATCGAAGAAGAAGAAGAGTGGGATATGGTGGAAGAGACGTTCAATACCTTGCTCGCTGAATTCGATTAAGTCGTGTGAAGCGGTCATGTGCCGATCGATTCGATCGGATCAGCGAGTGAAGGCTGTTCCCTGCATGAATAGATTGTGTATAATAGAGCGGATGGTTGTCCGCTCTATTTTGTATGTGTGAAGGATGGAATCAGGCCTGTCCAGCGAAGCGGGCGGAACGAGCCGACCTTTGGGACAAGCCGAGGTAAGGGAGGTAGGGATGATGGATCAGCGGGATCCGAGACGAGACGAACATCGAGATGCAGCACGGGATGAGGCAAGAGATGAAGCACGGGACGACGTGAAGAAACAAGAACAGAAGGAAGCGCGCCATAAAGCGCATCATGAAGAGAAGCATGCCGAAGACGTGAATCGAGAAGAACATGCAGAGCGGGAGCATGAGGTACGGGCCTCCGCAGCATCAGAAGAATCTGCGGATCATAGGGATCATGCGGAGTTTGCAGAAGATGAGGAATACGCGGCGGAGCTGGACAGCGAAGCACGCTCGAAGACCAATGTGCGGCGCATCGGCCTGATCGTCGCATGCTGCATCATGTTGGTGCTGCTGGGTACGGCACTGGGGGTCGGCATGTTCGTTGCCAATGGGCTGCAACCGGTGGAGGCACAGGACCGTGAAGTGCGAATCAAGATCGAGCCCGGCATGACCTCGGCCAAGATCGCCCATCTTCTGGAAGAACATGGGCTGATTCGCAGTGAATTTGTCTTCCGTTATTATCTGAAGGTGAAGGGTGAGGGGTCGCGCTTCCAAGCCGGGGAATACCTCATGAAGCCCGGCATGGAACTGGATGAGATGATCGCGATGCTGAACCGCGGCGATACCGTCAAGGAACCGACGATTAAGTTTACGATTCCGGAGGGGTATACGATCGAGCGCATCGCGGATAAGCTGGCGGAAGAGAAGATCGTCGACCGCGATGTGTTCTTGGAAATGGCCGCCAAGACGGATCTGTATGATTCCGAATACGTAAAAGAGATTCCCGCCGATGAGAACATCGTGCATGCGTTAGAGGGGTATCTCTTCCCTGAAACCTATGAGATGCGGGCGGGCAGCACCGAACAGGAGATCATCCAGCGCATGGTCAGCGAGCTCAGCCGCAAGTTGGCACAGCTTCCGGAGGATTGGCCGCTGCGGCTGGAGGAGCTGGGACTTACTTTCCATGAGATGCTGACCATCGCTTCCTTAATCGAAAGGGAAGCGGCAGTGGACGCGGAACGTCCGCTGATCGCCGGCGTGATCTATAACCGGCTGAAGCAGGATATGCTGCTGCAGATCGATGCGACGGTCCAATATGCCTTGGGTGAGCATAAAGAAGTGCTGCTGATCGTCGATACCGAGGTGGATTCCCCATATAACACCTACAAGGTAAAAGGCCTGCCCCCGGGTCCGATCGCCAGCCCGGGATTGGAATCGATTCGTGCAGCCCTTTATCCCGCTGAGACGAGTTATCTGTTCTACGTAACGAAGAAAGATGGTTCGCAAGAGCATCTCTTCGCGGAGACCTACCAAGAACATCTGC
Protein-coding regions in this window:
- a CDS encoding DUF1292 domain-containing protein, translated to MAKERDEHHEEAEIISIADENGEESDFEVIMKFEVDDPESKYMAQKYMMVVPLDDDDQDDDGVDEVYAFRYEEEGDNLTLYTIEEEEEWDMVEETFNTLLAEFD
- the mltG gene encoding endolytic transglycosylase MltG yields the protein MDQRDPRRDEHRDAARDEARDEARDDVKKQEQKEARHKAHHEEKHAEDVNREEHAEREHEVRASAASEESADHRDHAEFAEDEEYAAELDSEARSKTNVRRIGLIVACCIMLVLLGTALGVGMFVANGLQPVEAQDREVRIKIEPGMTSAKIAHLLEEHGLIRSEFVFRYYLKVKGEGSRFQAGEYLMKPGMELDEMIAMLNRGDTVKEPTIKFTIPEGYTIERIADKLAEEKIVDRDVFLEMAAKTDLYDSEYVKEIPADENIVHALEGYLFPETYEMRAGSTEQEIIQRMVSELSRKLAQLPEDWPLRLEELGLTFHEMLTIASLIEREAAVDAERPLIAGVIYNRLKQDMLLQIDATVQYALGEHKEVLLIVDTEVDSPYNTYKVKGLPPGPIASPGLESIRAALYPAETSYLFYVTKKDGSQEHLFAETYQEHLRNIELSKSQ
- the ruvX gene encoding Holliday junction resolvase RuvX; amino-acid sequence: MRILGLDLGDKTIGVAVSDELGWTAQGVTVIRRQDEESDLEQLQELVDQYGVQKIVVGLPKNMDGSIGPRGEMCRAFAELLKVRFQLPVTMWDERLSTMAAERMLLEADTSRRKRKKVVDKIAASLILQGYLDYIRMR
- a CDS encoding IreB family regulatory phosphoprotein, which produces MDFSDKTMKFNVRGDQVETTCKEVLLTVYDALQEKGYNPINQIVGYLLSGDPAYIPRHNNARSLIGKRERDELIEELVRFYLSHHR
- a CDS encoding cysteine desulfurase family protein; the encoded protein is MKHIYMDHAATTPLRPEVREAMMPYLTDAYGNPSSLHAFGRKSRIALDTARHHIASHLNCDPRELIFTSGGTESDNTALLGTAWQRLSDAGRQTRGHIITSAVEHHAVLHTCRRLEELGFDVTYLPVDEYGRIRVEDFVAAIRPDTFLASVIYGNNEVGTLQPIVEIGEAARERGIIFHTDAVQALGVLSIDLSALPVDLMSFSAHKINGPKGVGLLYCRRTVRFEPLLYGGSQEKNRRPGTENVAGIVGFAKALELAQSKWEEQHQRMWDLRRRFIEGLTSRLPLSHFTVNGHPQQVLPNIINISFPGLSSDTLLMNLDMAGIAASSGSACSAGSLEPSHVLAAMGLPEERLRSAIRFSLGYGHTPREIEEAAARVADVVMQTQRRGR
- a CDS encoding PRC-barrel domain-containing protein, translated to MQRVSSLFKARDIIGLPIISVRDGRKLGEVRDVLLGAWKVKGLLLDPKFWFGQARAIACEGIQSFGSDAVMVSDQEAIYTFGDFAEHGRLFLSGKKKIQGMAVMTPNGQQLGFIEDVYFDDNLDKQIIGLELTDGFISDLTEGRKVFMISEESQLGEDAVIVHADRLVPS
- a CDS encoding AI-2E family transporter, producing the protein MEPFWKHRWFTYAVLVLLGLAILYMLILINPILIAVYRFLSAVLTPFIIAMIVSYVLNPVVNMLNWRKVPRTAAVLLIYAVFITSLIVIMMNFIPIFMKQLNELNEHLPKMTMKAQNWFANFNNSDLLPESVRVGIRDSLGKIERQIAGSISAFISRIDSTINVIFMLLTVPFLAFYMLKDIQLIEKTALAIVPSGRRKQVVKLFVDIDRALGNYIRGQLLVCLIVGVFAYIGYSIIGLPYPILFASVAAVFNIIPYIGPYIGAAPAILMAATLSMRLVLLVIVVNWIVQLVESNVISPQIVGKSLHLHPLMIIFALLAGGYLAGIIGLILAVPCLAVIKVILQHVLRYYSSRKTPI
- the alaS gene encoding alanine--tRNA ligase, translated to MKASEIRSKWLEFFAEKGHHIEPSASLVPVNDPSLLWINAGMAPLKPYFDGRVVPENPRIANAQKCIRTNDIENVGKTRRHHTFFEMLGNFSIGDYFKEEAITWAWEFLTDKRWIGFDPERLSVTVHPEDEEAYRLWHEKIGLPAERIIKLEDNFWDIGEGPCGPCTEIFYDRGEAYGDLSDPECYPGGENERFLEVWNLVFSQYNHNKDGSYTPLPNKNIDTGAGLERLASILQDVDSNFDTDLFMPIIEKTCEITGAKYKEKNELDVAMKVIADHIRTVVFAVSDGVMPSNEGRGYVIRRLLRRAVRYGKVLGMDQPFLYRLAPVVVSIMGDHYAELREKQEFVERVIRTEEERFHETLSDGLQILAEMVEQAEKEGRREITGEQAFKLYDTYGFPLDLTEDYAEEHGFTVDHEGFEAAMQQQRDRAREARQEAQSMKVQGGPLADFTTKSEFVGYNELVTSSKIIAMFTENEAVDLAAAGQTVQIILNRTPFYAESGGQVSDHGTISGKSGQGEVEDVTKAPHGQHVHTVKIVQGTLRVGDEVEAAVSRSMREDIIKNHTATHLLHKALKEVLGDHANQAGSLVAPERLRFDFSHFGAVTQEELERIEDKVNEQIWKNIALEITYQSLEDAKAMGAMALFGEKYGDIVRVVSIGDYSIELCGGCHVQQTSQIGLFKIVSESGIGSGIRRIEAVTGRYAYAYLEEQVKLLHQASDLLKAKVQDVPRRIEGLQSQLKEAAREIESLRAKLANIEAGALADRVQEVNGIRYLAAKVDAPDMDALRTMADEMKLKLPEAVIVLGAAMGEKVNFVTAVPKELTTRGVHAGKLIKEIAAICGGGGGGRPDMAQAGGKDASKLDEALSKVEELLSAQIS